One Cricetulus griseus strain 17A/GY chromosome 5, alternate assembly CriGri-PICRH-1.0, whole genome shotgun sequence genomic window carries:
- the LOC113835854 gene encoding sperm motility kinase-like: MDITNKFTNKSSEKVQIQLDLKASASEEETLSDHYVILRSLGKGNFAEVKLAYHLHTEVQVAVKVLQNGTKNDFSIKTEIDMYKTLDHPNIIKLFHIINIKEYTYIVLEHAARGDLVSYIGRVGRLQEEQAQHIFTQLVCAVHYCHDSGIAHRDIKLDNILLDDKGNIKLCDFGLATRVTPGQGTKGFCGTLEYCAPELFSGKEYDAKAVDIWSMGVVLYIMVTASFPFKANTYSEMKEEMLDPKYHLPSTLCKNIANIIVQLFTLKPEQRPKIVDIRQQQWLKTKQEFGKITPSLEALWNNLNPSIVVPMGRMGYHPKDITACLREKKFNNIMATYLILNHKSPCDQYKYAAKFLPGRDPMSPADALTSFPTQRGLSELALSILLEEHQVHDDNGSRKKRMRSLSMPASLCCQQKGNKHPPPAPKIAPKHTYLKSRCLALDSMICKSSSSRSVSSESSSSASFCSCETPQEVNTPNNGSDTQRSGSYREVPHIVNTTATYDIQRGSLQTTSKDSFGDVPPEGIPEIQTYSLQATSKESFEDVPPEGKAEMRRSSGWENSKNSFEDVPSEATTEIQISSIQETSKNSFHDQSSRKSFDNVLLEGIPEIQSCNSLEDVLSKDLCEIPRPFLQETSNNIFEDVPPEEIPEIRKPSLPVTSKTSCEDAPPRGVTAASESRLSRGWKRVKKTIGHCLRRLCCCVPASRRSQGSQKKVEPVEVGSSAVPHMQLRGVPKMHSCVH; encoded by the exons ATGGATATTACCAATAAATTCACTAACAAGAGCAGTGAGAAGGTGCAAATACAGCTGGACCTGAAGGCCAGTGCCTCTGAAGAGGAGACACTTTCAGATCACTATGTCATCCTAAGGAGCCTTGGCAAAGGGAACTTTGCTGAGGTGAAGCTTGCCTACCACCTTCACACAGAGGTGCAAGTTGCTGTCAAGGTCCTCCAAAATGGAACCAAAAATGACTTCAGCATCAAGACGGAAATCGAcatgtataaaactttggacCACCCGAATATTATCAAGCTGTTCCATATCATCAACATCAAAGAATATACCTATATAGTGTTGGAACATGCTGCTCGTGGAGATCTGGTGAGCTATATTGGGAGGGTGGGTCGTCTGCAGGAGGAGCAGGCCCAGCACATTTTTACCCAGCTTGTGTGTGCAGTTCACTACTGCCATGACAGTGGCATTGCTCACAGAGACATCAAGCTAGATAATATCCTGCTTGATGACAAAGGCAACATCAAGCTGTGCGACTTTGGCCTGGCCACCCGAGTCACCCCTGGACAGGGTACCAAGGGCTTCTGCGGAACCCTGGAATATTGTGCTCCTGAGTTGTTCTCTGGCAAGGAATACGATGCAAAGGCAGTTGACATCTGGAGCATGGGAGTGGTTTTATATATAATGGTGACTGCATCCTTTCCCTTCAAAGCCAACACCTATTCAGAAATGAAGGAGGAGATGCTGGATCCCAAGTACCACCTCCCTTCCACCCTTTGCaaaaacatagcaaacatcattGTGCAGTTGTTCACTCTGAAGCCTGAGCAGAGGCCCAAGATAGTTGACATTAGGCAGCAGCAGTGGCTCAAGACGAAGCAAGAATTTGGGAAAATCACACCATCCTTAGAGGCACTCTGGAACAACCTGAATCCCAGCATTGTGGTGCCTATGGGGAGAATGGGCTACCACCCCAAGGACATTACTGCTTGCTTACGTGAGAAGAAATTCAATAACATCATGGCCACATACCTAATTTTAAACCACAAGTCACCCTGTGACCAGTATAAATATGCTGCCAAATTCTTGCCGGGCCGTGATCCTATGTCCCCAGCTGATGCTCTCACTAGCTTTCCAACTCAGAGGGGACTGAGTGAGCTTGCTCTTTCCATCTTGCTGGAGGAACACCAGGTGCATGATGACAATGGatcaaggaagaagaggatgagaagCCTGAGCATGCCTGCCAGCTTGTGCTGCCAGCAGAAGGGAAACAAACATCCACCCCCAGCCCCGAAAATTGCTCCTAAGCATACTTATCTCAAGAGCAGATGTTTGGCACTAGATAGCATGATTTGCAAATCCTCATCCTCAAGATCCGTGTCTTCTGAGAGCAGTTCTTCTGCATCCTTCTGTTCCTGTGAAACACCCCAGGAAGTGAACACACCCAACAATGGCTCAGACACTCAGAGGTCAGGAAGCTACAGGGAGGTCCCTCACATTGTGAACACTACTGCCACATATGACATCCAGAGGGGTTCTCTTCAGACAACATCCAAGGACAGCTTTGGTGATGTCCCTCCTGAAGGCATACCTGAAATCCAGACATACTCCCTTCAGGCAACATCAAAGGAGAGCTTTGAAGATGTCCCTCCTGAAGGCAAAGCTGAAATGCGGAGATCGTCTGGTTGGGAAAACTCTAAGAACAGCTTTGAAGATGTCCCTTCTGAGGCTACAACTGAAATCCAGATTTCATCCATTCAGGAaacatccaagaacagctttcacgat CAATCATCCCGGAAGAGCTTTGACAATGTCCTCCTTGAAGGCATACCTGAAATCCAGAGCTGTAACAGCTTGGAAGATGTCCTATCTAAAGACCTATGTGAAATCCCAAGACCTTTCCTTCAGGAAACATCGAATAACATCTTTGAAGATGTCCCTCCTGAAGAAATCCCTGAAATCCGGAAACCTTCCCTTCCGGTTACCTCTAAGACCAGCTGTGAAGATGCTCCTCCTAGAGGTGTAACTGCAGCCTCTGAGAGCCGTCTATCCCGAGGTTGGAAGAGGGTGAAGAAGACAATTGGACATTGTCTGAGACGACTATGCTGCTGTGTGCCAGCCTCCAGAAGAAGCCAAGGTTCTCAGAAGAAAGTGGAACCAGTGGAAGTGGGGAGCAGTGCAGTCCCACACATGCAGCTCCGTGGGGTGCCCAAGATGCACTCCTGTGTTCATTAG